A part of Actinoallomurus bryophytorum genomic DNA contains:
- a CDS encoding CGNR zinc finger domain-containing protein, producing MLFSHDTEHALGTVVDLVNTGPSVAGEDHLPDLTTLQEFVDHNEVSDVCDLDATDLEATLRLRDRFHELFQAPEDTEGTVRRVNAIVGEARTSPHLTDHDGYDWHVHFFAPGSRLAEHLAAECGIALAYVVAAGELDRLRVCEAPDCSRVLVDLSRNRCRRYCDSRTCGNRMHVAAYRARQRESAAR from the coding sequence GTGCTTTTCAGTCATGACACGGAGCACGCGCTTGGGACCGTGGTCGATCTGGTCAACACGGGGCCGTCCGTGGCCGGGGAGGATCACCTCCCCGACCTGACGACACTCCAGGAGTTCGTCGACCATAACGAGGTGAGCGACGTCTGCGACCTGGACGCCACCGACCTGGAGGCGACGCTGCGCCTGCGCGACCGGTTCCACGAGCTGTTCCAGGCGCCGGAGGACACCGAGGGCACCGTACGCCGGGTCAACGCGATCGTCGGTGAGGCGCGTACGTCGCCGCACCTCACCGACCACGACGGCTACGACTGGCACGTGCACTTCTTCGCCCCCGGGTCGCGGCTGGCCGAGCACCTTGCCGCCGAGTGCGGCATCGCGCTCGCCTACGTCGTCGCCGCCGGCGAGCTCGACCGGCTGCGCGTCTGCGAGGCCCCGGACTGTTCCCGTGTCCTCGTCGACCTGTCACGCAACCGCTGCCGCCGTTACTGCGACAGCCGTACGTGCGGCAACCGCATGCACGTCGCCGCCTACCGGGCGCGGCAGCGCGAGTCCGCCGCGCGCTGA
- the folP gene encoding dihydropteroate synthase translates to MAVINRTPDSFFDRGATYGFDAALTAVDTAVTEGADIIDIGGVKAGPGAEVDVREELRRVVDLVVAVRERHPEVVISVDTWRAEVGEAVAEAGADLLNDTWGGVDPRLAEVAAAHGIGLVCAHAGGLDPRTRPHRAGYEDVVADVIRYVTAEAERAVSLGVRRDAILIDPAHDFGKNTWHSLEITRRLGELSATGWPVLVAVSNKDFIGETLGEPVEKRGVGTMAVLGVSAWLGARVFRVHDVAAARQALDSLAGQRAADSRCRAR, encoded by the coding sequence ATGGCGGTCATCAACCGCACCCCTGACTCCTTCTTCGACCGCGGCGCGACGTACGGCTTCGACGCGGCGCTCACCGCGGTCGATACGGCGGTCACGGAGGGCGCGGACATCATCGACATCGGCGGCGTCAAGGCCGGTCCCGGCGCCGAGGTCGACGTCCGTGAGGAGCTGCGGCGTGTCGTCGACCTCGTGGTGGCCGTACGCGAGCGTCACCCGGAGGTCGTGATCAGTGTCGACACCTGGCGCGCGGAGGTGGGCGAGGCCGTCGCGGAGGCCGGCGCGGACCTGCTGAACGACACCTGGGGCGGTGTCGACCCCCGGCTGGCCGAGGTCGCCGCGGCACACGGCATCGGGCTCGTGTGCGCCCACGCGGGCGGCCTGGACCCGCGCACCCGCCCGCACCGGGCCGGCTACGAGGACGTCGTCGCGGACGTGATCCGGTACGTGACCGCCGAGGCGGAGCGCGCCGTCTCCCTAGGGGTACGCCGGGACGCGATCCTCATCGACCCGGCCCACGACTTCGGCAAGAACACCTGGCACTCACTGGAGATAACGCGGCGGCTGGGCGAACTGTCCGCCACCGGCTGGCCCGTGCTCGTCGCGGTCTCCAACAAGGACTTCATCGGCGAGACGCTCGGCGAGCCGGTCGAGAAGCGCGGCGTCGGGACCATGGCCGTGCTCGGCGTGTCCGCGTGGCTGGGCGCGCGCGTCTTTCGCGTGCACGACGTCGCCGCGGCGCGCCAGGCCCTCGACTCCCTGGCGGGTCAGCGCGCGGCGGACTCGCGCTGCCGCGCCCGGTAG
- a CDS encoding Rieske (2Fe-2S) protein, translated as MRIFRWRRRGDGGLVRVCADGDLADGEIRRLREPPAVLCRAGGRLYALGLRCSHAGALLSKGTIVEDCLECPLHGGRFALDGGSVRSGPASHGVPAYDVVVREGLVYVSRRPRRRGRATRRPWGARR; from the coding sequence GTGCGGATCTTCAGGTGGCGGCGTCGCGGCGACGGGGGGCTGGTCCGCGTCTGCGCGGACGGCGATCTCGCGGACGGGGAGATCCGCCGGCTGCGGGAGCCCCCGGCCGTGCTCTGCCGGGCCGGTGGACGGCTGTACGCCCTCGGCCTGCGCTGCTCGCACGCGGGCGCCCTGCTCAGCAAGGGCACGATCGTCGAGGACTGCCTGGAGTGCCCGCTCCACGGCGGGCGGTTCGCGCTCGACGGCGGGAGCGTGCGCAGCGGTCCCGCGAGCCACGGTGTGCCCGCGTACGATGTCGTGGTGCGTGAGGGTCTCGTCTATGTCTCGCGGCGCCCGCGACGGCGGGGCCGGGCGACCCGCCGCCCGTGGGGAGCCCGCCGGTGA
- a CDS encoding GDP-mannose 4,6-dehydratase translates to MTTRALITGITGQDGSYLAEHLLERGYEVWGLVRGQSNPHVSRLRKHIGDVRLAYGDLLDQGSLISAVEKVRPDEVYNLGAISFVPMSWQQAEITAEVTGMGVLRMLEAIRVVSGIGGSRTPAGGQIRFYQASSSEMFGQVRETPQNERTPFHPRSPYGVAKTYGHFITQNYRESYGMFAVSGILFNHESPRRGSEFVTRKITLGVARIKLGMTGKLTLGNLEARRDWGYAGDFVGAMRLMLAAETPEDYVIGTGQTQSVRELVELAFATAGLDWRDHVVTDPALTRPAEVDLLCADPKKARDQLGWEPKVSFEELVTMMVDSDLALLSRSDRPEDEPLSFDHW, encoded by the coding sequence CTGACCACGCGAGCGCTCATCACCGGGATCACCGGGCAGGATGGCTCCTACCTCGCCGAGCATCTGCTCGAACGGGGGTACGAGGTCTGGGGTCTGGTCCGGGGCCAGTCCAACCCGCACGTCTCCAGGCTGCGCAAGCACATCGGTGACGTGCGGCTCGCCTACGGGGACCTGCTCGACCAGGGCAGCCTCATCTCCGCCGTGGAGAAGGTGCGGCCCGACGAGGTGTACAACCTCGGCGCCATCTCGTTCGTGCCGATGTCGTGGCAGCAGGCCGAGATCACCGCGGAGGTCACCGGCATGGGCGTGCTGCGCATGCTCGAGGCGATCCGGGTGGTCAGTGGCATCGGCGGATCACGCACTCCCGCCGGCGGCCAGATCCGCTTCTACCAGGCGTCCTCCTCGGAGATGTTCGGCCAGGTGCGCGAGACCCCGCAGAACGAGCGCACGCCCTTCCACCCGCGCAGCCCGTACGGCGTCGCTAAGACCTACGGGCACTTCATCACGCAGAACTACCGCGAGTCGTACGGCATGTTCGCGGTCAGCGGCATCCTGTTCAACCACGAGTCGCCGCGCCGCGGGTCGGAGTTCGTGACCAGGAAGATCACTCTCGGCGTGGCCCGGATCAAGCTCGGCATGACCGGGAAGCTGACGCTCGGGAACCTGGAGGCGCGGCGGGACTGGGGTTACGCGGGTGACTTCGTCGGGGCGATGCGGCTCATGCTCGCCGCCGAGACGCCCGAGGACTATGTGATCGGCACCGGACAGACCCAGTCCGTACGCGAGCTGGTCGAGCTCGCCTTCGCCACGGCCGGCCTCGACTGGCGTGACCACGTGGTCACCGACCCCGCGCTCACCCGGCCGGCAGAGGTCGACCTGCTGTGCGCCGACCCCAAGAAGGCCCGCGACCAACTGGGCTGGGAGCCGAAGGTCTCCTTCGAGGAACTCGTCACGATGATGGTCGATTCCGACCTGGCGCTGCTGTCGCGCTCGGACCGGCCCGAGGACGAACCACTGAGTTTCGACCACTGGTAA
- a CDS encoding MFS transporter has translation MSSQHGSPDPAVIVPSKPLRLSEASGRWVLAATVLGSSLAMLDATIVNVALPRIGRQFDSSVAGLQWTVNAYTLTLAGLILLGGSLGDRFGRRKVFMIGVVWFALASALCGLAPSIGVLIGARALQGIGGALLTPGALAIIQASFTPADRPRAIGAWSGLGGVAGAIGPFLGGWLIAAAGWRWAFLLNLPVAAVVLLVAARHVPESKDESEHHGFDVLGAALAALTLAGVTYALTEAPSKGSMTAVVVAAVLGVAAGVAFVVVERRRSGGRGPSPMLPLGIFRSRQFTAVNVVTFIVYGGMGVQFFLLVVDLQVVAGYSPVVAGTALLPVTILMLLLSSRMGALAQRIGPRYPMTAGLILAAAGMALTYRIGPNASYVADVLPAALVFGLGLSMVVAPLTATVLATADMQHAGVASGVNNAVARAAGLLAVAGVPPAVGLTGTAYNDPGVFDHGFHTAMTIGALLLVVGAALSFFIVHDDVLSPDLATASPECDFNCPIGAPPLEPGTTHQPA, from the coding sequence GTGTCCTCCCAACACGGGTCCCCGGATCCCGCGGTGATCGTCCCGTCGAAACCTCTGCGGCTCTCGGAGGCGAGCGGTCGATGGGTGCTGGCCGCCACCGTGCTCGGCTCCAGCCTGGCGATGCTCGACGCCACGATCGTCAACGTCGCGCTGCCGCGCATCGGCCGCCAGTTCGACTCCTCGGTCGCGGGTCTGCAGTGGACGGTCAACGCCTACACCCTCACCCTCGCCGGCCTGATCCTGCTCGGCGGCTCGCTGGGCGACCGCTTCGGGCGCCGCAAGGTCTTCATGATCGGCGTCGTCTGGTTCGCCCTGGCCTCCGCGCTGTGCGGCCTGGCGCCCAGCATCGGCGTGCTCATCGGGGCGCGTGCGTTGCAGGGCATCGGCGGCGCTCTCCTGACACCGGGAGCCCTCGCCATCATCCAGGCGTCCTTCACGCCTGCGGACCGGCCGCGGGCGATCGGCGCCTGGTCCGGCCTCGGCGGCGTCGCCGGGGCGATCGGGCCCTTCCTCGGCGGCTGGCTCATCGCCGCGGCCGGCTGGCGCTGGGCCTTCCTGCTCAACCTCCCGGTCGCGGCCGTCGTGCTGCTCGTCGCGGCGCGGCATGTGCCAGAAAGCAAGGACGAGTCCGAACACCACGGCTTCGACGTGCTCGGCGCCGCACTCGCCGCCCTGACGCTCGCCGGGGTGACCTACGCGCTCACCGAGGCCCCCTCGAAGGGATCGATGACGGCCGTCGTGGTCGCGGCCGTGCTGGGAGTGGCGGCGGGCGTGGCGTTCGTCGTGGTCGAACGGCGGCGGTCCGGCGGGCGTGGCCCGAGCCCCATGCTGCCGCTCGGCATCTTCCGGTCACGCCAGTTCACCGCCGTCAACGTGGTGACCTTCATCGTGTACGGCGGCATGGGGGTGCAGTTCTTCCTCCTGGTCGTCGACCTGCAGGTCGTGGCCGGCTACTCCCCCGTGGTCGCGGGCACGGCCCTGCTGCCCGTGACGATCCTCATGCTGTTGCTGTCCTCCCGCATGGGCGCGCTGGCCCAGCGGATCGGCCCGCGCTACCCGATGACGGCCGGACTGATCCTCGCCGCCGCCGGCATGGCGCTGACGTACCGCATCGGCCCGAACGCCTCCTACGTCGCCGACGTGCTGCCCGCCGCCCTGGTGTTCGGCCTGGGCCTGTCGATGGTGGTCGCGCCGCTGACCGCCACGGTGCTGGCCACGGCCGACATGCAGCACGCGGGCGTGGCCAGCGGGGTCAACAACGCGGTCGCCCGCGCGGCCGGCCTGCTGGCCGTGGCGGGGGTCCCGCCCGCGGTCGGGCTCACCGGCACCGCGTACAACGACCCGGGCGTGTTCGACCACGGGTTCCACACGGCGATGACGATCGGGGCGCTGCTGCTGGTCGTGGGCGCGGCACTGAGCTTCTTCATCGTCCACGACGACGTGCTCAGCCCCGACCTCGCGACCGCGAGCCCCGAATGCGACTTCAACTGCCCGATCGGCGCACCGCCCCTCGAGCCCGGCACCACCCACCAGCCCGCCTGA
- a CDS encoding NAD(P)H-dependent flavin oxidoreductase, translating to MSLTTAFTASLGLRHPIALAPMGGSAGGALAAAVSNGGGLGLVGGARGDRDWLERELALVSGQTTDPWGIGFWAWAVDAETIAWALEYEPAALMLSFGDPAPFAPLVRDAGVKLIVQVTDLDEARRALDAGADVIVAQGGEAGGHGGSRATLPFVPAVVDLVSPTPVLAAGGIADGRGLAAALALGGAGALLGTRFQTSLEALVPPEVTKALLDGRGENTERSRVLDIARGAPWPERYTARTLRNEFLDRWKDREGELAQDTAVQQAYRAAAARGDLDVVPVWAGEALDLITSVGSAAEIVADLAAEAERALASAGNG from the coding sequence ATGTCACTGACGACGGCGTTCACCGCCTCCCTGGGGCTCCGGCATCCGATCGCGCTCGCGCCGATGGGCGGCTCCGCCGGCGGCGCGTTGGCGGCCGCGGTATCCAACGGCGGCGGGCTGGGTCTGGTCGGGGGCGCCCGAGGTGACCGTGACTGGCTCGAACGAGAGCTCGCGCTGGTCAGCGGCCAGACGACAGACCCCTGGGGCATCGGCTTTTGGGCCTGGGCCGTCGACGCCGAGACCATCGCATGGGCGCTGGAGTACGAACCGGCCGCGCTGATGCTCTCCTTCGGCGACCCCGCCCCCTTCGCGCCACTCGTCCGCGACGCGGGCGTCAAGCTGATCGTGCAGGTCACCGACCTTGACGAGGCGAGGCGGGCGCTCGATGCCGGCGCCGACGTGATCGTCGCGCAGGGAGGCGAGGCCGGAGGGCACGGTGGGTCTCGCGCCACTCTGCCGTTCGTGCCCGCGGTGGTCGACCTGGTCTCGCCGACTCCCGTACTGGCCGCGGGCGGGATCGCCGACGGGCGCGGACTGGCCGCCGCTCTGGCCCTGGGAGGGGCCGGCGCGCTGCTGGGCACGCGCTTCCAGACGAGTCTGGAAGCGCTCGTTCCGCCGGAGGTCACCAAGGCGCTCCTCGACGGCCGAGGGGAGAACACCGAGCGCAGCCGCGTGCTGGACATCGCCCGGGGCGCACCGTGGCCCGAGCGCTACACGGCACGGACACTGCGCAATGAGTTCCTCGACCGGTGGAAGGACCGGGAAGGCGAACTCGCCCAGGACACGGCCGTCCAGCAGGCATACCGCGCCGCCGCGGCACGGGGTGACCTCGACGTCGTTCCGGTCTGGGCCGGCGAGGCTCTTGACCTCATCACCTCGGTCGGCTCGGCGGCCGAGATCGTCGCCGACCTGGCGGCCGAGGCCGAACGCGCCCTCGCCTCGGCGGGTAACGGCTGA
- a CDS encoding LysR family transcriptional regulator — protein sequence MNLRQLRYVVATADHGTMTAAAQALFVAQPALSRAIRELERELGVELFARAGRGVVLTDSGEQIVRYARDALQAVDAIETFSAAPAGGRPGELRVASTSTLEPELTARLLPEFAREQPATRIRVVRCDGRESVGAAVRDGRADLALTDLPVPGDLAAHPLEQREIVLISPPGLNLREPVPLSALEGLRLVMPARGSARRTELDGVLSRIGVTPVPAVESNERGSWLAWVRAGVGSLLWYRNQVEAVDGLAVRSFMPPITTTIGLVHVRRPLPPVARDFLAFAKSRS from the coding sequence ATGAATCTGCGGCAGCTGCGCTACGTCGTGGCGACCGCCGACCACGGCACCATGACCGCGGCGGCGCAGGCCCTGTTCGTCGCACAGCCGGCGTTGTCGCGTGCCATCAGGGAGCTCGAGCGTGAGCTGGGCGTCGAACTGTTCGCCCGCGCCGGCCGCGGGGTCGTGCTCACCGACTCCGGCGAGCAGATCGTCCGGTACGCGCGCGACGCCCTGCAGGCGGTCGACGCGATCGAGACGTTCTCGGCCGCGCCCGCCGGCGGCCGGCCGGGGGAGCTGCGGGTCGCGTCGACCTCCACACTCGAACCCGAGCTCACCGCGCGCCTGCTGCCGGAGTTCGCCCGCGAACAGCCGGCGACGCGGATCCGGGTGGTCCGCTGCGACGGCCGCGAGTCGGTCGGCGCCGCCGTACGCGACGGCCGCGCCGACCTGGCCCTGACCGACCTGCCGGTCCCGGGCGACCTGGCCGCGCATCCGCTGGAGCAGCGGGAGATCGTGCTGATCTCCCCGCCGGGCCTGAACCTCCGTGAGCCGGTCCCGCTGTCCGCGCTCGAGGGCCTGCGGCTGGTGATGCCGGCCCGTGGCAGCGCCCGCCGGACCGAGCTCGACGGGGTGCTGTCCCGCATCGGCGTCACCCCGGTCCCCGCCGTGGAGTCCAACGAACGCGGCTCCTGGCTCGCCTGGGTACGCGCGGGCGTCGGATCACTGCTCTGGTACCGCAACCAGGTCGAGGCGGTGGACGGCCTGGCGGTCCGCTCGTTCATGCCGCCGATCACGACGACGATCGGCTTAGTCCACGTCCGCCGCCCGCTGCCTCCGGTGGCACGCGACTTCCTGGCGTTCGCCAAGAGCCGCAGCTGA
- a CDS encoding Lrp/AsnC family transcriptional regulator encodes MLDAVDAVLVRELQRDGRATFQALADRVGLSRTAVRTRVQHLLDSGIVRVVGIVHASVIGTGAIGHLFIDVDGPARHVVDAVARKSAAWFAALATGAHAVVAEVRVRDDAKLAQEVDGVRSLPGVRGVEVFRVISVVKDAHSVVTELPDVSLDEIDWRLLRELTHDGRTPYTRLAEVVGLSQAATRARAVRLMRTGVIHVSGIVDSRALGSGELAGVGVRVSSDVETAAGRIARLSGINYVVTGFGRYDLVCGIDATSRDLLLSTLEAVRAVPGVWVGESWHHLDVVKQTYGADLD; translated from the coding sequence GTGCTGGATGCGGTCGACGCTGTGCTCGTACGCGAGCTACAGCGGGATGGGAGGGCGACCTTCCAGGCGCTCGCCGACCGTGTGGGCCTGTCGCGCACGGCCGTGCGCACACGCGTGCAGCATCTTCTGGATTCGGGGATCGTGCGCGTGGTCGGCATCGTGCACGCGTCCGTGATCGGAACCGGCGCCATCGGTCATCTCTTCATCGACGTCGACGGCCCCGCTCGTCACGTGGTCGACGCCGTCGCCAGAAAGTCCGCGGCCTGGTTCGCCGCCCTGGCCACCGGAGCGCACGCCGTCGTCGCGGAGGTACGCGTCCGCGACGACGCGAAGCTCGCCCAGGAGGTCGACGGGGTCCGGTCACTGCCCGGCGTACGTGGCGTGGAGGTCTTTCGCGTCATCTCCGTGGTCAAGGACGCGCACTCGGTCGTCACCGAACTCCCCGACGTCTCCCTGGACGAGATCGACTGGCGGCTGCTGCGCGAACTCACCCACGACGGCCGCACGCCGTACACCCGGCTGGCGGAGGTCGTCGGCCTCTCCCAGGCGGCGACCCGCGCGCGTGCCGTACGGCTCATGCGCACCGGAGTGATCCACGTGAGCGGCATCGTCGACTCACGTGCCCTCGGCTCCGGCGAGCTCGCCGGGGTCGGGGTCCGTGTCTCGTCGGACGTGGAGACCGCCGCCGGCCGCATCGCGCGGCTGTCGGGAATCAACTACGTGGTCACTGGCTTCGGCCGTTACGACCTGGTCTGCGGGATCGACGCCACGTCCCGTGACCTGCTGCTGAGCACCCTCGAGGCGGTACGCGCGGTGCCGGGCGTCTGGGTCGGGGAGTCGTGGCACCACCTCGACGTGGTGAAGCAGACGTACGGGGCCGACCTCGACTGA